DNA sequence from the bacterium 336/3 genome:
ATCTCTCTTGATAGCATCAGCAAAATCAAGATAAACAGCCAAGCCAGTTTTACTTACTCCTTTTCCTTCATCACAAGCATATTTAGCATTTCTCGATGCCACATCACGAGGCACAAGGTTACCAAATGAAGGATATTTTCTTTCTAAGAAGTAATCTCTATCTTCTTCTTTGATTTCTTTGGGAGAAAGAGTTCCTTGGCGAATTCTTTCAGCATCTTCTTTTTTCTTAGGTACCCATACACGTCCATCATTACGCAAAGATTCTGACATCAATGTCAATTTAGATTGATAATCGCCAGATACAGGAATACAAGTAGGGTGAATTTGTGTAAAACAAGGGTTTGCAAATAATGCTCCACGCTTATGAGCTCTCCAAGCAGCTGAAACATTTGAGCCCATTGCATTGGTTGAAAGGAAGAAAACGTTTCCATAACCACCTGTACAAAGTAAAACAGCATGAGCAGAATGGCTCTCTATTTCTCCAGTTACTAAGTTTCTTACAATAATACCTCTACATCTACCATTATCAACAACTACATCCATTAGCTCTGTACGATTGTACATCTGTACTTTTCCCGTAGATATTTGTCTGCTAAGAGCCTGATAAGCACCTAACAATAATTGTTGTCCTGTCTGACCTTTTGCATAAAATGTACGAGATACCTGAGCACCTCCAAAGGAACGATTGTCAAGTAATCCTCCATATTCACGAGCAAAAGGAACACCTTGAGCTACACATTGGTCAATAATATTTACAGAAACTTGAGCCAAACGATGCACATTTGCCTCTCTTGCTCTGTAATCTCCTCCTTTGATAGTATCATAAAATAAACGATAAATACTATCACCATCATTTTTATAATTTTTTGCAGCATTAATCCCCCCTTGAGCAGCAATAGAGTGAGCTCTTCTAGGGCTATCCTGAAAACAAAAAGCCTTTACATTATATCCTAACTCTGCAAGTGTAGCAGCAGCCGAAGCACCTGCCAAGCCTGTTCCTACTACAATAATATCATATTTTCTTTTATTCGCCGGATTTACCAATTTTAAATTAAACTTGTGTTTATCCCACTTTTCACCCAAGGGACCATCAGGAATTTTAGCATCTAATTTCATATTTTTTACTTTTATATGTTTGTAAATAAAAAATCTATACTCAAAAAATAATTCATTTTTGTAAAATATAATTATCCTGCTCCACCTTCTGATTTCTGAGCACTTTTTCTAGGTTTGAAAACTATTGATAATCCTAACGCAAGTACAAAACCACCTGCCAAAGCAAATAAAGACATACTTTCTTGTTTTAAAAACATCAAAACAGGGATACACGCATAAGCAGCAGGAATAAATACAGCAAACACAACTCCTACATGATGAATAAAAGGGCTATATTTTTTATGATTTAAACCCAATGTTTGAAAAGAACTTTTAAATCCATGAAATAAATGGAAAGCTAGTCCAATCATAGAAAGTACATAAATCGCTACAATCCAAGATTCAGCAAAAGCTATTTGAGTAGCTTCATACAAATTATGAACAGACTTACCATCTAAAGATGTTTCACTTAAGC
Encoded proteins:
- the sdhA gene encoding succinate dehydrogenase (part of four member succinate dehydrogenase enzyme complex that forms a trimeric complex (trimer of tetramers); SdhA/B are the catalytic subcomplex and can exhibit succinate dehydrogenase activity in the absence of SdhC/D which are the membrane components and form cytochrome b556; SdhC binds ubiquinone; oxidizes succinate to fumarate while reducing ubiquinone to ubiquinol), which produces MKLDAKIPDGPLGEKWDKHKFNLKLVNPANKRKYDIIVVGTGLAGASAAATLAELGYNVKAFCFQDSPRRAHSIAAQGGINAAKNYKNDGDSIYRLFYDTIKGGDYRAREANVHRLAQVSVNIIDQCVAQGVPFAREYGGLLDNRSFGGAQVSRTFYAKGQTGQQLLLGAYQALSRQISTGKVQMYNRTELMDVVVDNGRCRGIIVRNLVTGEIESHSAHAVLLCTGGYGNVFFLSTNAMGSNVSAAWRAHKRGALFANPCFTQIHPTCIPVSGDYQSKLTLMSESLRNDGRVWVPKKKEDAERIRQGTLSPKEIKEEDRDYFLERKYPSFGNLVPRDVASRNAKYACDEGKGVSKTGLAVYLDFADAIKRDGKSVIEAKYGNLFDMYKQITDQDPYELPMMIYPAVHYTMGGLWVDYNLMTTVPGLYALGEANFSDHGANRLGASALMQGLADGYFVIPYTIGDDLAKLDIKEDKYPTTHQAFEKTKKDVKERMQKMLSINGKRTVDEIHRDLGKIMWEYCGMSRSAEGLKYAKGKIQELKKEFWTNVKITGTNEEFNQTLEKAYRVADFIELGELMVDDALDRNESCGGHFREEYQIDGEAKRDDDKYAYVAAWEYKGENEPEELHKEELIFENVKLTQRSYK